A window of Numenius arquata chromosome 10, bNumArq3.hap1.1, whole genome shotgun sequence genomic DNA:
TGCATTAGGTTTGGTAAGTGGTGTCCTCTGTTAGTTTGTAATGGTTTATTCCACTACTGCAAAACGGCAACAGCTCATTTCTGTGGATTTAAATAATTGCAAGTACTTTCTGTACTTGCTGCAAACCCTCTGCAGGTGCAGGTATCATACAGATGTTCCTCCGTACACTGAGAGCAGCAGAAGGCCTGAGCTGAAATTTCTAGTTCCATAAACACTAGCTCTGGGCCTGTTAAGACTGTGAAACTGGACGCAATGTAGTTGTGGAACCTGCTGGTTTTGGAAACTGGCCAGAGTGGTGCTCCTTCCCAGCACATAGGTTAGTGTGTCCAGGACCCAGCATACATCTCTGCTCAGGGCTCTGCTGTCCTGCATGGACAAACGCTGAGAttgatgatgaggggcctagaacatctctctgatgaggaacgGCAGAGGGACTttggcctttttagtctggagaagagaagactgaggggggatctgatcaacacctgtaaatacttcaagggtgggtgtcaggaggatggggccagtcttttttcagggtgcccagggacaggacaagagggaatgggcacaaactggaacataggaagttccatctaaacacaaggaggaacttctttcctttgagggtggcagagccctggaagaggctgcccagagaggtggtggagtctccttctctggagacattccaaacccgcctggacacgttcctgtgaaccctgctgtgggtgaccctgctctggcagggggttggactggatgatctccagaggtcccttccaaccccatatcactctgtgattctgttgtgATGCTGACTGTGAACCCGTTGGTGGAACCTTGGTGTGGTCCAGACATGCCCTGCTTTCCAGATGTCCTACTCCTCTGTCATCCTCAAAGGTGTCCTTAAGCTGGCCAATTTATTGATCGTTGCTAGTGGTCATTTGTACTCACTAGTCAGCCACATTCATGAGCTGGACTGACACCTATGTCCTTCACAGTCCCCATTTCCAGCAAAGGGAATGATTCCTGTCTCTTGTAGTCCTGTACAGAAAGGCCCAGAGCAGTTAGTTGTGGTGGCCTGGTGGCCTCAGGCCTGCCTCACAGGGACATCACAGGGCATCTCAGAGACAGGGCTGAGTGTCTGAGGTCTTCCACGTCTCACCAACCGCTTGCCTTTGTTTTCTCCCGCAGGCACCTCACTGGTTCAGCACCTGATGACAGTGCTGATCAGTGAACAGGGGCGGATTTTTGCTGTCCCTCAGGCAGATGTGCCGGGGAACCAGCTGGAAATCAGGCCCGTTCGTCAGCGCAGTACCGTGGAGTGGATCTCCGAGGAGGACGGGGAGGACAGCAGGTCGGAGAACAGCGTTCCTAGCCCTGCTGATTTGCCCTCGAGTAATGCTGTGGCACTAGAGGCCACTCCTGGACCTGCGGTGAAAAACACTCCTTCAGAGCACAGTGGCAAGTTGACTCAGCCGGCCACTAGCCCCAGTAAAAGAGTGCAGACCCTGCCTCCATGGAAATACTCCTTCCGCCAGCAGGGAGCACGGTCTGTGAGTCCAAAGCTGGGCAGCTCATCCTTAGACATCCCCAACCTCTCCTCCAGTGGGAACTGGTTGATGAACGGACTGTACTCCCTCCGAGGCCACCGCCGGACGGCCTCTGGGGAGCGAGTTAAGGACTCCTGTTCTTCCCAGAGACTTTCCACTTACGACAACGTCCCTTCGTCCAGCCTCTCCCTCAGCACACACAGCATGGCCAGCACCACGTGGTCTACATCGTCATGTGAAATCTCCGTGATGGACTCGGTCAGCAGCTGCCCAGCTTGCCGGGCCAGTGACTCTTCTGCTTTAAGCTCTCTCAAAACGGAGTGGGTAACTCAGGGCTCACTGTCTCCGAGTGAGGTCAAGACGGCAGATCTGGAGAACAGCATGGACAGGTTTGAAGCGTGTAGCAGCACCAGCAGCGAACAGAGCAACCTGGCTGCAGCTTCCAGAGACTCCGTCAAATGCTCTAAGGCCTTGCAGAGCTTGGTGGTGGAGCTAAAGACAGAGCTGAGCAAACAGAGGACTGAGTATGAGACGAGTATCAAAAGGTAATGTCACCTGCAGGGGGGACAAGGAAGTTGTTTGTCGGCATTACCCAGGTTTGAACTTGGGCTACCAAGTGTATCAGGTTCTCGGACCTGGAGTTTGGGGTTGGGAGAGAGCAGATTTGGTTCTGCTCTTTCCTCGCAGCTCTCTGAATccaacttttctctctctctgatctAAGAGGATcaaaaaaaatgggatttccaTCACACAGGGAATTTCAGTATTTCACATTCTGTGTTTTCACTGGAAATCAGAACTGCACAGGTAATGCCAGTTTCGGTGTCCTgggagaaacagcaaaacaaacatcTTGGAGGGAGGAGTTGGGACCCAGAATGATCAGGCTTCATCAAGGAACTGTGCAGGTGCCGAGATTTGTACCAAATCAGTCTGAAATTCAgggtttcttgctgcttttcccaaCAGAAACATTCTTCAGGAAACTGATTTTGACTGTTCtctgggttggttgtttttggtgGTGGGTGGTGATGGTGGGACTGCATCTCAGCTACAACTTTTTCAGCAGCCCTTCGTTGTTGAACTTCTAGACACCTCACTTTTGATTTTTTGATGTACTTATAGTGGTCCTTTGCTCACAGGGCCAGTGACTGACCCAAAGCAGCAGCCAGGTGCTGGTTGTACAGCAGATAAATGAATTGTGTAGTTCTTCTCCCACTCTGATATTTACTTGCACAACCGCAACTGGTGATGCTGTACTTTAGATCTGTGCTCACAAAAGCTCCTTCCAGTTTCCCGGAGAGAGGTGTGTGAGGGCAGGGGCTGTAGGAAGTAGAAAGTACTAATAACTAGGAGGTCGCATTTATTCGTTTGTGTGAATTAGTATACGAGGTTTTGTGAGTGTAAGGGCTTAACAGAATGGCTTTCAGGCACGTACTCAGACAAATATGCGCATGAAATATTGTTGCTTAAGGGAATTAAGATATGTTTTAATATACAGCCATATGCAAAATTGCTCACCGTCTTATAATACAGAAGAATCATCATTGGCCTGGGCTCTGCAGCACTGGTACCTTGCACTGAAGAGGGGCTACAGTCCCATTTCTTACAAATAGTTGAGTTGTCAGCATTTTTGTCTGTTAAGGTGATAATATTATACTCCTTCAGTTATTAAAACTCTGGTAGCATTTACATGCCTCGATTTCCAGTCAGTCTCCCAAAGTTTTTACCAAAAGCAGATGACTGTTTGTAGGGATCACATAGCACAGCTTTAGGCTACGTTTCTTGcctcttttttccttgttaaagTGATTTCTCAAAAAATGTACCTGAGCTGTGATCTCTTCCAGGGGGCCAGCTGTTAAGGTAGGAATTTCACTTGCCACCTTCCTGCTTTATTCTATGATTTCCGATGGTGGTGCCTTGGCAGCCTCTGCAGCTTTTCTGCCTCCTGCCTTGGTGCGTGGAGCTGGAAGGAGAATCGAGCCATGTAGCCATTTCAGTTCCCACCCAAGATAGAAGCTGACCCCCTCCTTGCTGTGTTCCAGGTAGAAGAGCTGAGACCATCCCCAGTTGCTGCCATGGGGTGTTGGAAAAGGTCTGAGAAGGAGGATGGTAGCTCATGGCTTATTTGATGTTTTTAGATGCCTGACTGATGCAGAATGGGAAGGAAACACAGGCATATGCTTTGCATTTAAttctgcagagctgccctggcAAGGCTTGTTGCAGGGATTCAgagtaataaacagaaaaaagaccAGGCTGCAAAACTTAGAAATATGTATCTGCACATTTTTtcctgctgccggggggggggggaagagatggTTTTCCATCTGTTCCAATGGGGCCTTCAGCTGTTGACATCAGGGACATCCAGGAAGACCTGGTCTTCATTCCAGCTCCAACACCCGCCTTTCTCTTagcaggacagggacagggtcagggacagggagagggcactggggctggagggggtctgTCAATTGGCCAGGTCTCACAGGGCAAAGTAGCTAAGAGGAAAATGCCTAATGAACTCATAGTTTCATAAAACCAGGCAAGATGCAATCACTGCCTTTTTGTGTTAAAGAGGACGACTCCAGCTGTTCAGGATTACAGCCCCAAGGAGCTTGCTGTCAAGTCTGGGAATTTCAAGCCAAGTTTTTCAGCTCTCAAAAATTTTGCAATGTTTTTACTACATCTGGAGCAATTCACACGTGGAAAAATACGTCCCTTTTGAGAGTGCGTGAAAGTCTGCTCCTTTGGAAGGACAGGAGCTGACTGGCAGAGAAGGGAGGCCGCTTAGCAGGGAAACGTTGGGCTGCCTCAGTACCTTTATTTTATTGAAGATAATTTAGTCCCCCAAAGTAATAATGAGTTCCTTTACAGTTGTACGTGTGCTTGTGTGGTTTGCAGAACTCGGTGTGTGGAGCAGGGCATGTTTTAATGAAGGAATATGAGCTTTTTGTTGGCACATACATAAGCGGAGGGAAAGCAGAGTCAGTACCTGCCTGGGGCAGAGGTAAGGAACACTTGCTGATGGAAAAGCTGTTATTTATCATCATCAACTgcccattttctctctcttagtCAGAGGGAGGCAAGTTTTATGGCCTTCCTGTAACCAGTCTGTTCCAGAGCATTTCTCCCTCGAGGTTAGTGTAATTATCAGGCATTCTCTGTTGAGTTTCAGTAATTCAAGTTTACCACCTGGGACTCTGAAGAACCTGGAAGTATCTTGGAGAGTTGGAGAGGACTATTGTGTCGTGTGTGTGGAAAGGCAGTAAgtgctgtgaccctgtggaaCTCGGAGCATGGAGGATCAGTCGAGGCTGCAGTCGCTGACCCCTAAGCTTTGTGGGGGAAAAAGTTGATTGAGAGCTGTAGGATGTAACAAAAATGTTCTAAAGGGTGtgcgagtgtgtgtgtgagtatcCCGGCTTCAGAAGAGTCCTCTGCTGTTAGAGAGGACAGGTAGCTGGGTGATAGAAGTCTGCCTTCCTGGAGATGGGCAGGTTTCTGCAGACAAGCTCCACGTTTCTGTTTAAATCAGTGCAGCTGTTGTCACCTGGGCACCCGTGTGTGACTTCCCCCATTGGTTGTGACAATGATCATGATGCCATCCTTAGCTGTATGTGAAGGAACGGTTCAAGGGGATGCGCTGCGTTGCCTTTATTAATTGCCTCCGTCTAAAAATAACGCTTTCACAGGGAAGCCGAGCACCCCAGCCTCACAGTCGGGTGTTACACTGGTCAATGAACCCAACAgcgatttttatttatttatttatttttcaaagttagAGAGGGGACACTTTTCCCAGGAAACagcctaatttttaaaaaatcaccctTTCTGAATATTCTAGTGCTCAGAAATTGCTCTCTGGTTATACTCCCTCCTTGGAATTACCACCGCCACTCTGGCTTGTGATCAGGGAACCCGATGGGGAGAACAGCAAGGGATGGGCCTTCTGCCCTCCtttcaaagcaaaaaaccacGGACCTTGTTCTCTGACCTCCTTAGAGAAAAGCATTAGAGCTTTGTGCACAGATAAATTTAAGGTCTGGTCTTCAGATTCTTCCTCACATGAAATGCTGTTTTTTGTAAAACTTAGTGCAGTATGAACAACTAATATTCCCCCACCCCAATGTCAGTGGATGGGTGAGGACCATGACCTCATTCCTACCTGACCTCCACGGATGTTCCTCTGTCCTGGAGATCCGTATAGGGAAACACAGTATCAGGGTGAAAACAGAGgttaaaagattattttggaaTTACATATTTGAACTCAGGCTGAGGAGTTAATGCGTCTCCTCAGACATTCAGGCTGTTGCCCAGAAGTAAGCATTCTTTTGTAAGACCTGCCCATATTTTCTCAAGATACAAACAGAGGAGGGTCCAGTCTCTGCTGTTAAACTCAACATTAATGAAATGGCAATTAGTGCCCTCCTTTAAAATGAAGATAACTTATATTTATTGTAGCTACCAGCAGTATTTATCcagccacttaaaaaaaaccctcttttttctttctccttctttctctcctttggtTTTAAGAATTGAAGAAACCAGTGCAGACCTGAGGAAACAAGTGGTTAGACTAGAAGAAGAACTGGACCAAGAACGAAAGAAATACACGATGCTGGAGATAAAGCTGAGGAATTCCGAACGTGCTCGTGAAGACGCTGAGAAGAGAAATCACCTCCTGCAGAAGGAAATGGAAGAGTTTTTTTCAACATTAGGCTGTTTAACTGTTGGGAGTCGAAGTGCTAAAGTCCCCAAGTAGAACAAGCTGATGTACAGCatagaaaattatatttctggcaaaaaccagtgaaaaaaatgcacattttgttCTGTTATACTCATGTATCATGAGTAATTCTACAGTCATTGTGCTCTCGGTGACGCTTGCTCTCTTGTCTTTACATGTGCTGTAGTATTTGGGCCAGCTGGGAGAGACTGCCAAACGTAACGCTTGGACGTTCGGATGTCAGATTGTCAAGAAAGAGTGGGCATATTTTATCCATAAATTAAAAGATACTAGTCTCCATACTGTACCGCTGCCACCTTCGGACCTGCTGCACCATCCCTGTGCTGGCTGAAGGACAGGGGAAGGTCCTGCTGGGTGGGTGGGGTGGCCAGAACCGATGGACGGGCTGAGCCTGGAGCCCAGGGCCTCCTACAACTTGCCCTTGGGAAGACGGAATTCCAGGACGTCACCACCTTCAGTGTGGTTCAGCAGATGGATTTAACGAGGtgtttcttctccccaccctctaCATAAAGTTTGTTCAAATTCTTCATTCCTTAAAGTGGCATTATTTTATGAAGACAATGTGAAAACAGTCTACAACAGGAGCAGAAGACACCAAAATCTTGACAAGTCACTAAAATTGTTCCCTTACCCCCTGAACGGTTCCAGAGTTTCACAAAAATGCAACTTATTAAACTGTATGTCAATAATAATCAGATTGGCCACACAGATCCCATGGAACTTTAAATATGCACATTTTGCCCTAGGTATCCGGGAGTTTTTGGAGCCAAAAGTAGAGCAGTAttagctgcaagaaaaaaaaaaatatctcctgaGTTGATACGTGCCGATCAGACATCAAGGTGGGAGAAGAAAGATTCTTATCATCAAAACACAGCCACCTGCTCAGGGGTTTTAGCTGTAAAACTTAACAGCAACACCTATGGTGAGAGAAATTAGTGCaactggggaaggggggtggggagaaTAAGGGGAGAAGTGGGGAATAAAGGGGGTGGGGATCCGTCTTTAGGGACAATTTCCACTTCCCTGCCTTGTAACGATTCTCATGACACCAGCTGActttgttgctgttatttcatGGGGGGAGATGAGGGGACAGGAGGAGCATCACGAACAACCCAGCAGCCTAAATTCATTACTTCTACCAAAGAAAAATCATTAGAATGAAGCTGTAATTTCCAGGAAGGAGGTGCCAGGGCTGACCTCCCCTTCCAGCGACTTCTTTGAGAAATCCCACAGCAAATTCTTTCGGCAGTTGAGCCTGAGCTGTGCCGGGCAGCGCTCGCCGCCCCCGTGGCTCTCTCCTGGCTGGGGGCTTTGGCAGCCGGGGCCGCTCGGGAGGCTCAGAGGAGACAGATTTTTAACAGAGAAGTGCCACGACCACACGAACTGCCTGCACGGACTGCAATGAAGGCGCTTActcattttaagtatttttcaaaaaaaaagacctgaatcTGTCTTTTCTTACAAGAGAATATAACTCTGTCTGGGAATAACCTTAGAGCGGGAGTTTTTACATATCAGCAGAGCGTACACCTTTCCGTATCCGCTTTCTCCTCATCTCACACATATCCAGGTATTTCAATAGTTAAATATCTAGAAGTTACCTTATTTCTACCTCACTGTAACGCTTCTCCTCCCTACAGACATGCAAACCACTTAAAGCgagcaaaaagaaacattttcaaccTGATTTTTCCTGGTTAAGACAAGACAAACAAGGTGGGAAAAGTTAATGCagttatttcaaaacatttttccttctttccagacTCTCCAGCAGGAGCACCCTGCCACCTGCAGGCACCACCATCgcccttagcttttttttttccccaccccattGCCTTGTATCATCCCTGACAGTCACAACTAATCCTGCAAGGAATACGATGGTCTGTTTTACCTGAAAACCAGGATAAAATCCATTCTTTTCAGTATCGCAAATGAGGCTGTATCTGCTCAAACCAGTTAATGGAACTAACCATTTTCCAGCTGACTCTTGTGCTCCAGCAGCGTCGATTGTTCATGGGGAATAAACTCCAGGTCCTTTGGAAGCCGATCTGCTGCAGTAAATAAAACCTGGAAGAAGCTGCAAAGTGCCCGGCTCCTGCTGAAACGCCCCAAGGTGGGATGGTAACTCCGGAGCAACAGGAGCATTTAATGTCCCCTCCTGGGCAAttagcagagcagcaggagctgctgttgtTCACAACCTCACGGAACACTGTACCTTTATTTGAGGAAGCCGACACACTCATTCCCAGCATTAACTCCTCTTTCTGTGCTCTCCTTCCTGCCACTTCATCCCTCTGGGACACCGCTCCTCATTACTTTCACTCTTTACAGCCCCCAGTTTAAGGCACCAGCTTTCCCAGCGAGCATTTACGAGCTCCAGGTTTGTTAGCGTTAATAAGACGTGACAAAAGGCTCCTGGAATGAGGTGGGTACATTTTTAGCATCGTTTTTACCTGTGCAACCTTTCCAGCCTGGAACATCCCTTCCAGTAttatgcaggcaaaaaaaaaaaaatagatgtaaaaaattttcagcaaaagaaatCAAACGCAAGCATAagcttaaaaatataatataaataatccAAAGCCAAACAGCAGCATGACAGAGGAGCACAAAAATTCTGTAGGTCTCCAACTATGAAAAGGGAAGTTAATATGTTTATTGAATTATCTACATTCGGTAGCGAGTTCCACGGAGCGTGTCGGTTCTGGGCCTCAGTCACCCCCAGAGAACTCCCTGGCAGAGCTGAGACTGTCCCAGGCTCTATAGTAATGTATTACTTAGAATCATCCCCACTTTATGCTAATGTATGCAAATAAAAAAGAGCATTTCTGAGCCTCCCAAAGAGCTGGCGCAGCCAAACAAAGCACGTACTGCCCACGGCCACAGCACCTTCCCTTAAAACCCTACACAAGGGGGATGCCAGAGGACACGAACGCACCCCGAGGGCAGCTCGAGCCTTTGGTTACAGGAACACCGAGCCCCTGCAGAGCTGCCAGTGCAGGAGGGGGTCCCAGTTCCAGCAAGAGCTCTCAGAAGTTGGATCGGTCCTTTGGGCTTCTCCCAGACTCAGCTCTGAGAAGGATTCTCCCGAGGCAGCGGGACTGGGTCCTCCCGTCGGACACCCGGGTCCCTCCTCCTGCAGCGTGGGGGCTCAGCAGCTGCACCCCCAGGGAAGAAGCGGGCAGCAGGGATGTACAAATGGATTCCCAGCAGCCGTACTACCAGTCTGTGGCACACCCAAAGGCCACGGGAACGGAGACACGGAAGAAACATGTGGCTTTTTGCCCATGAGGGAGCTCACACACAAGACAGGACTTTACATACCGTTAAAACAGGTGAAGCCTCAGGAAGGAGCGATGCTCGTGAGACTCCAGCTGCAGCCACATGATGAAATCCACGTGAAAGCCATTCCAGCAAATGAAGAAACACTAAATGCAGAGtggtcaaacttttttttttgtttttcttttttatttaaaatatcattatAACCAATCGACAGACTAGATAACAATGTATACATTCCAGTGGTGCACATGTAATGACCTATGGCATGAacgagtaaaaaaaaaaccacgatgTTCTCAGTAATGCCCCACCAACAGCTTATGTGGAGGgaataaaggaaaaggaggaaaaggtatcaaatgtggggaagaaaaaaaattacagttttccCCAGTATTTTTAATGGTGTATCTTCCCCTTCATATTTCTtgggacaaaataaaattaagaatataCTTCAAAAGGGGCAGAAGGAATGATCACAataattaggggtttttttctcaacttTAGTAATAAAAGTTAAAGAACTCTCAAAAATAGACTAGATATTGGGCCTACAAAAGTAATTCATCTGTATGCAAAGCTTACCAAGAATTATTCCTTTTGTAAAATGTAAAGGATGAGCTGACATTACTAGTAAGCTATTTTTACCTACAAAACCAGACTACAATAATAAAATCACCAATTTACAGCTAACACAATATTCTAGATGTACATTATTGTACACAAGCTATATATTACACATGAACATCTTACGTGAAATAGAGAAGAAACAGACTTACTGAGCTTGTCTCAACATTGGCCAAtaggtttatttttctaaaggaagTGTATTTTTCTATTCACATTCAGTGTAGTTCCAAGAGCAAGGGTTCCCTTTGCTGACTTAAGAAACGTAGAAAGTTAGTGTGAGGTAGTTCAAGAAAACCGAGCTTAAATTTTGAACTGCAGAAGTAGAAACACAAGGTGATGGGCTTCGTAACGCGTTTCTGTAACGCAGAGATAgctgaaggagaggagaagggagtgaAAGCCATCACTTAAACCACCACTTTTATCCAGTGCCCTTAGCtaagaataaattaaatgaattGAAGATTTGGGTAGGCAGTAGAGCCTCAGCacatttcttcattaaaaccGCTCTTTCTAATCCTACTGAAAAATGTAGACGGCTCCCCTTCAACTCCGGGCCTCAAACTAAATAGGTAAGGACCAGAATATCACGAGGAAAATAAACTGCAACAGCCTGGACAAGCTGCTGCCAACAGCAAATCAACCCGCGTCTACAGGGAGTCATTCCCGTCCCTCAGCAGCTGGAAACGGTAAGACTGAGAGTGAGATGAaccgtcccctgccccttcccccatAATGTCAACCGAGAAACATTTAATACGCTCTGGATTATCGGCCGGGTGGGAACCATCCCCCTGTCCTGCCTTTTTGgtggttttcctttctgcagtggTGAGACAAACCCCAGGTACGTTAACCCGGGGCACTGTACTCGTGCTTCATTTTTTGCTAACAAAACAGCCTGCGTTCAGAGAAGCAATTTTCCATAAAATCCACATCAGTAACTCTCTACTCACTTGGCCAGAGGCAGCAGAGGGTGCTATTGCCACAACCGCCTCGGATACAGCTCCCACTCGGAAATACAGCTCCTGCATCCTCCCCTCCATTCCCACCTGCCTGTGGGCAGAGGGGGCTTTACCCAACGATTCCTGCTGCCATTACCTTTGTATCCAGCTGGAATTCCTGTCCAGAAAGACACTACCGCGTCCAGCACAGTGAGGGGCTTCGAAACGAACCCCCCACCCCGCACAGCACCCGCCCGGGGAAGCCTCAGCTCAGCCCGGCAGAACCACCGCCCTGGGGGTGACCTGGCCCCTCGGGCTGGTCCCGGGCTGTCGGTCCGAGGGGTGCTGCTCGGGCAGCCCAGCTCTCACACCCCGACACACACGAAAACCTCAATTCTCACCCCGCTGTCACCCACCAACAACCGGCTTcacggagcagaggggcagcaccCAGCAACGGTACCGAGTTCCCCCCCAATTCTACTGCAAATTCGTAACGAACCTCCTTCTACAACAGCAGAACCGTTTCATCCTTGACCCTGCCAAAGCTCCGACCATAGAAGGTGGCGATTAATCTCCTCGTTACTGCCCAACTTCTAACCTCACCATCCCCGAGACATCAGACAGGTCCCTGCAAGTCAGTCCCCACCAACACCCGTGGACTGGAACGGCcctggaagaggaaaagctgCACACGCTTTGTCATAAGATTCTGCAATCACAGACTAAAATAAAGCTTAATAATACTTTAAGTTAAATAAAACTGTACAGTGTAGATAG
This region includes:
- the ARHGAP22 gene encoding rho GTPase-activating protein 22 is translated as MGEQIGPPSRPSSPNPQERVLKCGWLKKQRSIMKNWQQRWFVLRGDQLFYYKDEEETKPQGLILLQGNQVNELPPNPDEPGKHLFEIAPGGAGDREKMPVNHETFLLMANSQNEMEDWVKAIRRVIWAPFGGGIFGQRLEDTVQYERKYGQRLAPLLVEQCVDFIRERGLTEEGLFRMPGQANLVKDLQDSFDCGEKPLFDSNTDVHTVASLLKLYLRELPEPVIPFAKYEDFLSCGQLLSKDEGEGTQELVKQVKNLPQANYNLLKYICKFLDEVQAHSSINKMSVQNLATVFGPNILRPKMEDPVTMMEGTSLVQHLMTVLISEQGRIFAVPQADVPGNQLEIRPVRQRSTVEWISEEDGEDSRSENSVPSPADLPSSNAVALEATPGPAVKNTPSEHSGKLTQPATSPSKRVQTLPPWKYSFRQQGARSVSPKLGSSSLDIPNLSSSGNWLMNGLYSLRGHRRTASGERVKDSCSSQRLSTYDNVPSSSLSLSTHSMASTTWSTSSCEISVMDSVSSCPACRASDSSALSSLKTEWVTQGSLSPSEVKTADLENSMDRFEACSSTSSEQSNLAAASRDSVKCSKALQSLVVELKTELSKQRTEYETSIKRIEETSADLRKQVVRLEEELDQERKKYTMLEIKLRNSERAREDAEKRNHLLQKEMEEFFSTLGCLTVGSRSAKVPK